The following nucleotide sequence is from Salvia miltiorrhiza cultivar Shanhuang (shh) chromosome 7, IMPLAD_Smil_shh, whole genome shotgun sequence.
ttgtgttgatCTAGACGATTGATAAGCTCGGAAAAGCTGGTGAAACTGTGAAGGTTGCGCCGGGGTTTTTTCGGAATCATTTGATGCCGAAATTGCTCGCTGTACCGAATATCGACAAGTTTGCGCATCTCATTCATGAGCAGCGCAAGGTATCTTCTTCCCGAGCTTAAACTAATGTCTCTTAACTGTTTATTTTCTAATTGATTGTGTAATTACATTCATGATTATTTCCAGTGGACATTTGAACTCGTTGGATATTCCGTTACGTGGTCATGATGTTTGATTGTTGATCTTTAGAGAGAATTGATTATTTTGGTTGTTTATGCTGGGAAAAAGAAGTTTGAATTTGTAAAATTGCTGAATCACTAGTCACTGGAAGGTAAGAGTTGCCCCTTTAGGTGGTTTAGGAAGCGGTGCTTGTTGCCGTTCATATGGAATATAGTTATGAGATCAATATCACCTAAATAGGCCAGGGATGAGATTACATCTAAAGATATGGCCTTATTCTGGAAAACCAATATATATCTTAAGCTTCTCACAGTACCTTGTTATGCTCTGTAGATTTATTCTCCTGTTTGCTTTGATATGCGTTCATGTGCATTGATAAGAGAAGTTCTGTAGCCAAATGGAAGTGGACAAGTAGTCTTCTTGTGTAATCTTTGCATAGTGTTTTGAGCTATTGGTACTGCCATGAAAACTTGCTTCTTGTTTATTTGATGCATGAGGTCATCTAAATTTTGCATTTAATGTGATGATGATGTTAGTAATCCTTTTGAGTATTACTTCTATCAGATCTACCAGCCTGAGGAAGTTGAAGTGGCTAAAGTAGTTGTAAAGAATGATGAAACAAACACTAAAGAGTACGAGGCTGCAGCAAACCGCCTTGCTAAAACCAGAGTGGTTAGTAGTTCAAATTTGAAGCTTTACTCTTTCAACATGTAATGCTGGAGAAGTTTTCCAGAAAATGGAAatcacactttttttttctttctttgaagTATTCCTAAGAGATAATTACTACAATAAATTAGTTCAACATTATTATATCAGTTCTTTTCTGTCCTATTGATTATttataatatcattaaacaGCATTTTACTATCATTAATTTCTTGATGCTGCGCTAGTAAATAGTGAAATTTTTTGGAATGATTTGTTCATGGTTGTCTCACTAATGACAAACTTTACTACAAAGTAGTGAACTCTTAACACCTATAATTTGCAATCCATTAGTTTTATGTTATGTGTGATTTGGTTCAGCTTTTTGTCTTTCAAGAATTCTCTCCTTGTGTTTTCGGTTCCTATACCTAATATAGGCTGAGGAGCAAGTTTATAGTTCAAATGTGTTGTTATCTCAACTGTTTATTTATTACGAAACACTGCTTCAATTATGTAAAGTCATTTGTATTAGGTATTAACAAACATTTTCCCTTTTGTCAGAGTATACGGAAGTTCGCCATAGAGGGCAAAGGAGATGAATTGCGTGAACCAGTAACCAAAGAAGAAATCTTGGCTGAGGTATGAGTTTACTCTTATGCTATTGAGATTCAGAGAGGAGTCTTAAGCTTTGGTTTGTGAATTAAATTATTGtttgtatgtgtgtgtgcgcgtgTGTTGGTAAGTATCTTATTGATTTATATGATGTAACAGTATGCATAAATTCAATTTCTTCAAGTTAGTAAAATGATTTTGGAGCCAGTGTAAGGGGATAGAACAGGTTGTTCAGGAGCTGGTCTCTTAGATGTAAAGTGTTGCCAAAAAACATCTTTCAGATTTGAGCTCTGCCATTTGCTCTGTTGAGTTAATATGACAAGCGAAAAGTTGACTTAAATAGAATTGTCTCAAACATGTAAGCTAAAAAATTGATTGTGCCTGTTCATTTGCCATCTTGTTGAATGCAACTTCTTATTGTTTCTGCTTTATGAACTGGCTATTTATCTGAGTGCTTGTACAGAATTTGGTTTATTGCTGCATCAGTATTAACCTTGAGGGAGTGCCTAATCATTTTTAATTGCTGGAATCAGAATTCTCATTATCTTGTTTCTCAATTTTGTCCTATCTGCTGTACATGGCGTGACAAAGCTGCTTTTGATGTTTCAATTAATTCAATGAAATGACCCACCTTTTGCTGCGAAAGGTGTTTTCTTCTTATGAATTACATTGTTGGTTCTGATGATCACTTTGCATCAATAGTTGAATAACGACGGACCCAACtaattcttctctttctttctttcctggAAACAATCAGATAGCGAGGCAGCTTCAGGTGCATATTGAACCTGAAAATCTGCACCTACCAACTCCATTGTCAACTCTAGGAGAGCATAAGGTCCCACTCCGCCTGCCGAAATCCATTCCTAAACCGGCAGGAGAAGATTGGATTCTTAATATCAAAATTAGGAGAAGATAAAGGAGGACTAGCTGCTATCTGCAAGTTGAGTGCTGTTCACCAAGAAATCTTTTATGTCTTCCTGGATATGATTATTGTGATGAACTGTCAGATGTGTAAGCAGATTACTGATTTAATGCCAATTTTTGATCTTGCATCTTTGGGCAAAGACAAGTTTATTTCTCGTTGATGTGTACCAAGAAACACTTTAGCAGATCCTGAAACTCTTTTCTGTTTACCCAgcagtttatatatataataattcaatACTATATGTATACCCATCGACTATTTAAATCTATGCACATAAATGTTTTTCTGTTGCAATTCACACCCCTTGGTTATTTTTGACAAAATATCACTAAGGCCGCTGGTATTGGAATCTACCTGCCAGAATTCTACTGGGACTGGCAACAACTAACGAATTGGATTTTGGAAAGAGTGATCGTTCAATTCATTATTTCAGACCAGTTTATCTATTGTTTGAGAAAAGGCACATTATCTTTTCGGTTGTAGTTCACTCCCTCTCTCATGTATGGCAAAATGTTGGTACAATTATACTTAACAACAAAAGtataattaaattgataatttaAAAAGAATTTGCAAAGTTTCGATTATTTTATTGTTGTAGCCCACAATTTATTATGTTTCATCGTGTAATCTCTCTATTTACATAGTTATGATACAATATGCAAACAATGGTCATAATTTTTTTAGCATAAAAGATTCTTTTATTACAATTTACAAACATGAACATGGAGAAGGCCCTCGACATCAGAACATGCGGTGGAACCAAAATTTGAAGTGACGATTGATAAGGAAACTTGTGTTGTCCGTGAGTACATAGAGATATACGTACCGTTTGTGTGAGTGTAGATCAAAACCAAGATCCTTCACTTCACCTCCTACTCCTACATTCCCATAATAGCTTTGGGAAGCTTTGCAGCAATCAAAGTCCTTGCGGTGTGAGAATGCCGAATTTAGAACCCATCCATCCTTTGCAAATCGGAAGCCACGTTCCACAAGCTTTGCTTTCCATAACAAGCTCTTCACCTCTACCACTTTCTGTCTACTTCAACACACCTTCTgcacataaaaataattaataatcgtcataattatttaatatactaCATAGCTATTTTATTTCAActttagaattttaaaaatgtATTTTCAAATTGTATAATTATTCATCCACTATTACACTGCACACATACTTGTAATGCTACCTCACAAAAATAACGATTCATTTTTAAGGGTTCTTAGGTGCAACAATGTCGTTTTATTGGTGCGCCTAGATAACTCAACGTATTCCAATTtcgttaataatttttttttatcaagtaACTTTATT
It contains:
- the LOC130993363 gene encoding uncharacterized protein LOC130993363 isoform X2 gives rise to the protein MAYLQYGRNAMRRSTMHHPLLFAAQGVRYRKLEVILTTTIDKLGKAGETVKVAPGFFRNHLMPKLLAVPNIDKFAHLIHEQRKIYQPEEVEVAKVVVKNDETNTKEYEAAANRLAKTRVSIRKFAIEGKGDELREPVTKEEILAEIARQLQVHIEPENLHLPTPLSTLGEHKVPLRLPKSIPKPAGEDWILNIKIRRR
- the LOC130993363 gene encoding uncharacterized protein LOC130993363 isoform X1, which gives rise to MILVRLQIPLPYTAEKMAYLQYGRNAMRRSTMHHPLLFAAQGVRYRKLEVILTTTIDKLGKAGETVKVAPGFFRNHLMPKLLAVPNIDKFAHLIHEQRKIYQPEEVEVAKVVVKNDETNTKEYEAAANRLAKTRVSIRKFAIEGKGDELREPVTKEEILAEIARQLQVHIEPENLHLPTPLSTLGEHKVPLRLPKSIPKPAGEDWILNIKIRRR